In a single window of the Phycisphaerae bacterium genome:
- a CDS encoding histidine phosphatase family protein: protein MTELIVVRHGETRWNVEGRLQGHLDSGLSLLGVRQAEAIARRLGQERFGGLYSSDLGRAFQTAEPIARTTGLAIVTDSRLRERKLGVFQGLTMSEILERFPDDHRRFVSGDPDHAVPGGESGRQRYERTVNCVNEIAARHAGERVLIVTHGGVLNGLLRRALGIDLAIPLSYRLFNATINTFFVCQGAWKLGTWGDIHHLRDIGTIEAGAEANA from the coding sequence ATGACCGAACTGATCGTCGTGCGTCACGGAGAGACGCGGTGGAACGTCGAAGGCCGCCTTCAGGGCCACCTGGACAGCGGCCTGAGTCTGCTGGGTGTGCGTCAGGCGGAGGCCATCGCCCGGCGGCTTGGCCAGGAGCGGTTTGGCGGGTTGTACAGCAGCGATCTGGGCCGGGCCTTCCAGACGGCGGAGCCCATCGCCCGGACCACCGGCCTGGCGATCGTGACCGACTCGCGGCTGCGAGAACGCAAGCTGGGGGTTTTCCAGGGGCTGACCATGTCCGAGATCCTGGAGCGGTTTCCCGACGATCACCGCCGGTTCGTCTCGGGCGACCCCGATCACGCGGTCCCCGGCGGCGAGAGCGGCCGGCAGCGGTACGAGCGCACCGTGAACTGCGTCAACGAGATTGCGGCCAGGCACGCCGGCGAACGGGTGTTGATCGTGACCCACGGCGGTGTCCTGAACGGCCTGCTTCGCCGAGCGCTGGGTATCGACTTGGCGATTCCCCTCAGCTACCGGCTGTTCAACGCCACGATCAACACGTTCTTTGTCTGCCAGGGAGCGTGGAAGCTGGGCACCTGGGGCGATATTCACCATCTTCGCGACATTGGCACGATCGAAGCCGGCGCCGAGGCGAACGCGTGA
- a CDS encoding chorismate synthase: protein MLGCDLGTMFRTTVAGGSYQEGLTIHLQGVPPGLLVTEEQIYEDLLIRKPGQGDLTSPRREPDIPIIYNGVNAADTMPGFTNAGYTNGTPMVILIPNLDRHFEHIEQYQSTNRTPRPGHASYASYMKYDHWDDAIGAGIFSGRYTSTIVAAGVVAKRVLANHGIEVTGYVKEAAGVVAPDMPIEEIRARAEAYRRVRKVHDPIWNHVYKAGRIKPGMRFLEKLPVLKEVEDLIERFPQIPMNEDEVRAEYGVHPQLFCPDLAAADEMFDRIVAIKKAGDSSGGVVEVQATGLPAGMGEPVFKKLDGELGRMLSIGAVKAVEIGAGVQVKDMTGSQCNDQLFARDGKVYFGSNKAGGLTGGLTTGQTLIVRLTVKPTPTISKDQHTIDKVSREETVLKAVTRRDPTLVARIWPVAEAFTALVLLDHLMMHLGYQALWRK from the coding sequence ATGCTGGGTTGCGATCTGGGTACGATGTTCCGGACCACGGTGGCGGGCGGTTCCTACCAGGAGGGTCTGACCATCCATCTACAGGGCGTGCCGCCGGGGCTTCTGGTGACCGAGGAGCAGATCTACGAGGACCTGTTGATCCGCAAACCCGGGCAAGGCGATCTCACCTCGCCGCGGCGCGAGCCGGACATTCCGATCATCTACAATGGGGTGAACGCGGCGGACACGATGCCGGGTTTCACCAACGCCGGGTACACGAACGGCACCCCGATGGTCATTCTCATTCCGAACCTGGACCGGCACTTCGAGCACATCGAGCAGTACCAGTCCACGAACCGGACACCGCGGCCGGGTCACGCCTCTTACGCCTCTTACATGAAGTACGACCACTGGGACGATGCGATCGGGGCGGGCATTTTCAGCGGGCGGTATACTTCGACGATCGTGGCCGCGGGCGTGGTCGCCAAGCGAGTCTTGGCCAATCATGGCATCGAGGTCACCGGGTACGTGAAGGAGGCCGCCGGGGTGGTTGCCCCGGACATGCCGATCGAGGAGATCCGGGCCCGGGCGGAGGCTTACCGGCGGGTGCGCAAGGTTCACGACCCGATCTGGAATCACGTCTACAAGGCCGGCCGGATCAAGCCGGGCATGCGTTTTCTCGAGAAGCTCCCGGTGCTCAAGGAAGTCGAGGATCTCATCGAGCGTTTTCCGCAGATCCCGATGAACGAGGATGAGGTGCGGGCGGAGTACGGCGTTCATCCCCAGCTTTTCTGCCCCGACCTGGCGGCTGCCGACGAGATGTTCGACCGCATCGTGGCGATCAAGAAGGCGGGCGACTCGAGCGGCGGCGTGGTCGAGGTCCAGGCCACCGGTCTGCCGGCCGGCATGGGCGAGCCGGTCTTCAAGAAGCTGGACGGCGAACTCGGGCGGATGCTGAGCATCGGGGCGGTCAAGGCGGTTGAGATCGGGGCCGGCGTTCAGGTCAAGGACATGACCGGCTCGCAGTGCAACGATCAGCTCTTCGCCAGGGACGGGAAGGTCTACTTCGGGAGCAACAAGGCCGGCGGTCTCACTGGGGGGCTGACCACAGGCCAGACGCTCATCGTCCGGCTCACGGTCAAGCCCACGCCGACGATCAGCAAGGACCAGCACACGATCGACAAGGTGTCCAGGGAAGAGACGGTGCTGAAGGCGGTGACCCGCAGAGATCCCACGCTGGTTGCCCGGATCTGGCCGGTGGCGGAGGCCTTCACCGCCCTGGTTCTGCTCGATCATCTGATGATGCATCTGGGCTACCAGGCGTTGTGGCGGAAGTAG
- a CDS encoding type II secretion system protein produces the protein MSRVLRWSSLRFGFARAFRSESCRPGGFSLIEAVVVMAIMAVLSAIAIPRFANALQGKAVDLAARRLATDLRLAQVQAIKTVQQQSVTFSVLANSYTLVDMPHPDHPSAIYTVKLGEPPYEGAAIASFDFGGPDTLIFDRFGGPSSPGTVVIVLGGRQKTVRVGAGAGRITIE, from the coding sequence GTGAGCCGGGTACTGAGGTGGAGCTCGTTGCGGTTTGGTTTTGCGAGAGCCTTCAGATCGGAGAGCTGCCGGCCGGGGGGCTTTTCGCTGATCGAGGCGGTCGTGGTCATGGCCATCATGGCCGTGCTCTCGGCCATCGCCATCCCCAGGTTCGCCAACGCGCTTCAGGGCAAGGCGGTCGACCTGGCCGCCCGGCGGCTGGCCACCGACTTGCGCCTGGCCCAGGTTCAGGCCATCAAGACGGTCCAGCAGCAGAGCGTCACCTTCAGCGTGCTGGCCAACTCCTATACGCTGGTCGACATGCCCCATCCGGATCATCCGTCTGCGATCTACACGGTCAAACTCGGCGAGCCGCCCTACGAAGGCGCCGCCATCGCGTCCTTCGACTTCGGCGGCCCGGACACCCTCATCTTCGACCGATTCGGCGGGCCTTCCTCGCCGGGGACCGTGGTGATCGTCCTCGGGGGACGCCAGAAGACGGTCCGCGTCGGGGCAGGCGCCGGCCGCATCACCATCGAATGA